A stretch of Cyanobacterium sp. HL-69 DNA encodes these proteins:
- the amiA gene encoding N-acetylmuramoyl-L-alanine amidase produces the protein MPKKTRFCGLILISTILTITPNYFYHIVKPVQAQNQPLKIVYPPNNHQTLAPSIFLIGSAPQNATVSVNGQSIDTSAQGFFAPSFPLQMGENTFVIRSQNQEIRKVITRNSSEPSQQDLNSLAPNLLYPAVDIARLPDELVCFEAIAPKNAQVSVRLDQNTINLQPSETVVNLPPNSAILIANNTPEIIGDRPWTAMKGCQQLDNRSRVENPVFVMEYQGQTITQNQVGKIETLSPQNLRVIEVTAENGVSRTGPSTNHSRLTPLPQGTQAQVTGTEGEWLRLDYGAWIRENETRTLRTQAPPISNIRSVNSRTTPQGTEIIFPLQNPVPITITQADDTFTLSLHNTIAQTDTIRFDDNPLIRRLDWHQVNPTQIDYIFRLKTSQQWGYDVRYQGNNLILTLNHPPTISSAENLRGATILLDPGHGGDELGAVGLNGYPEKEINLVMSKLIAQRLRAKGAEVVFTREDDSFVSLGDRMAMIDRVKPTLALSIHYNALPDAGDAINTKGIGMFWYHPQAHDLAIFLQDYLTTNLNRPSYGVFWNNLALTRPHTAPSLLLELGFMINPEEFEWIINPQAQEELADGVADGVAQWLSKTR, from the coding sequence ATGCCCAAAAAAACTAGATTTTGTGGACTCATTCTAATTAGTACCATACTAACCATTACTCCTAACTACTTTTATCATATAGTAAAACCCGTTCAGGCTCAAAACCAACCCCTAAAAATTGTTTATCCTCCCAATAACCATCAAACCCTTGCCCCGTCAATTTTTTTAATCGGTTCAGCCCCCCAAAATGCCACCGTATCAGTGAATGGACAGAGTATCGATACATCAGCCCAAGGATTTTTTGCCCCTAGTTTCCCGCTACAGATGGGAGAAAATACCTTTGTAATTCGTTCTCAAAATCAAGAAATCAGGAAAGTAATTACGAGAAATTCTAGCGAACCTAGTCAGCAGGATTTGAACAGTTTAGCCCCTAATTTACTCTATCCCGCCGTTGACATAGCCCGATTACCTGATGAATTGGTGTGCTTCGAGGCGATCGCCCCTAAAAATGCCCAAGTATCCGTCAGATTAGATCAAAATACCATTAATTTGCAACCTAGCGAAACCGTAGTAAATCTCCCACCTAATTCCGCCATTTTAATAGCTAATAATACCCCAGAAATAATAGGCGATCGCCCATGGACTGCCATGAAAGGATGTCAACAACTCGACAACCGTAGTAGGGTAGAAAATCCCGTCTTTGTCATGGAATATCAAGGGCAGACTATCACCCAAAACCAAGTCGGAAAAATCGAAACCCTTTCTCCCCAAAACCTGAGAGTAATCGAAGTTACCGCCGAAAATGGGGTTTCTCGCACAGGCCCTAGTACTAATCATTCTCGCCTTACCCCCCTACCCCAAGGCACCCAAGCTCAAGTCACAGGCACAGAAGGAGAATGGCTCAGACTTGATTATGGCGCATGGATAAGGGAAAATGAAACCCGTACCCTACGCACCCAAGCCCCCCCAATCAGTAACATTCGCAGTGTCAACTCCCGCACTACCCCCCAAGGTACAGAAATTATCTTCCCGTTACAAAATCCTGTACCCATCACCATCACCCAAGCCGATGACACCTTTACTCTCTCTCTCCATAACACCATCGCCCAAACCGATACCATCCGTTTTGATGATAATCCCCTCATTCGTCGCCTCGACTGGCACCAAGTAAACCCCACCCAAATTGACTATATTTTTAGGCTTAAAACTTCTCAGCAGTGGGGCTACGATGTCCGTTATCAGGGCAATAATTTAATTTTGACTCTAAACCACCCTCCCACTATTTCATCGGCAGAAAACCTACGGGGAGCAACCATATTATTAGATCCAGGCCATGGGGGTGATGAGTTGGGGGCAGTAGGGCTTAATGGTTATCCAGAAAAGGAAATTAACCTTGTTATGTCCAAATTAATCGCTCAACGGTTGAGGGCAAAGGGGGCGGAGGTGGTTTTTACTAGGGAGGATGATAGTTTTGTGTCTCTGGGCGATCGCATGGCAATGATTGATAGGGTTAAGCCCACCCTTGCTTTATCCATCCATTACAACGCCCTACCCGATGCAGGAGATGCCATTAATACCAAAGGTATAGGAATGTTTTGGTATCATCCCCAAGCCCATGATTTAGCCATCTTTTTGCAGGATTACTTGACCACTAATTTAAACCGTCCTTCCTACGGAGTTTTTTGGAACAATCTTGCCCTCACTCGTCCTCACACCGCCCCTAGTCTTTTATTAGAGTTAGGATTTATGATTAATCCTGAAGAATTTGAATGGATTATTAATCCCCAAGCCCAAGAGGAATTGGCTGATGGAGTTGCCGATGGAGTTGCACAATGGTTATCGAAAACTAGGTAA
- the folT gene encoding folate-biopterin transport FolT, with protein MFINIYQPDKVKKFVEDKILFGNELTPELAAILTVYFVQGILGLARLAVSFFLKDELMLSPAQVSALMGVAAIPWVTKPVIGFFSDSKPLFSYHRRSYLILSGFLGAIAWLSLATIVSSAWGATIAILMTSLSVAMSDVIVDSVVVERARNESLETAGSLQSVTWGCSALGGIITAYFSGLLLEYFSASQVFMVTACFPLVVVGVAWFIIEKPVTEKEETPTAWGQTKQLWQTLKQKTILAPVIFIALWQSTPSADSAFFFFTTNELGFQAEFLGRVRLVTSVASLIGVLCYQKWLKQISFRVMLGWSVVLSSLLGMTSLILVTHFNRTLGIDDHWFSLGDSLVLTVMGQIAFMPVLVLSARLCPEGIEASFFALLMSIWNLGGLISHELGALLTNWLGVTETDFSNLALLLLITNLSSLLPLFLINFLPDYDPQDVPSVNLPISEVYEHHSPGAIASNDIMPEVVLSSGNRRKNK; from the coding sequence ATGTTTATTAATATTTATCAACCAGACAAGGTGAAAAAGTTTGTTGAGGATAAGATTTTATTCGGCAATGAGCTTACCCCTGAATTGGCAGCTATTTTAACTGTATATTTTGTTCAAGGTATTTTAGGTTTGGCAAGGTTGGCGGTTAGTTTTTTCCTGAAGGATGAATTAATGTTATCCCCTGCCCAAGTATCGGCTTTGATGGGGGTGGCTGCTATTCCCTGGGTGACTAAGCCTGTCATCGGCTTTTTTAGTGATAGTAAGCCTTTATTTTCCTATCACCGTCGTAGTTATCTGATTTTATCAGGTTTTCTAGGGGCGATCGCCTGGTTGAGTTTGGCTACCATTGTAAGCAGTGCCTGGGGCGCTACCATTGCCATTTTAATGACCTCCCTATCCGTTGCTATGAGTGATGTAATCGTGGATTCTGTGGTGGTAGAAAGGGCGAGGAATGAATCTCTGGAAACCGCTGGTTCACTACAATCGGTAACATGGGGTTGTTCGGCATTGGGGGGTATTATCACCGCTTATTTTAGTGGTTTATTATTAGAATATTTCAGCGCCTCTCAGGTGTTTATGGTTACGGCTTGTTTTCCTCTGGTGGTGGTAGGGGTAGCATGGTTTATCATTGAAAAACCTGTCACTGAAAAGGAAGAAACTCCCACCGCTTGGGGGCAAACCAAGCAACTATGGCAGACTTTAAAGCAAAAAACTATTTTAGCCCCTGTAATTTTTATCGCTCTTTGGCAAAGCACCCCTAGTGCTGACTCTGCTTTTTTCTTTTTTACTACTAATGAGTTAGGATTTCAGGCGGAGTTTTTGGGTAGGGTGCGCCTTGTCACCAGTGTTGCTTCTTTGATAGGGGTACTTTGTTATCAGAAATGGCTCAAACAAATTTCTTTTCGGGTAATGTTGGGTTGGAGTGTGGTGTTGTCTTCTTTGTTGGGGATGACGAGTTTAATTTTGGTTACTCATTTTAACCGCACTTTGGGTATTGATGATCATTGGTTTAGTTTGGGTGATAGTTTGGTGTTGACGGTTATGGGACAAATTGCTTTTATGCCTGTGTTGGTTTTATCTGCCCGTCTTTGCCCTGAAGGTATCGAGGCGAGTTTCTTTGCCCTGTTAATGTCTATTTGGAATTTGGGTGGGTTGATTTCCCATGAGTTGGGGGCATTGTTAACAAACTGGCTAGGGGTGACGGAAACTGATTTTTCTAATCTGGCTTTGTTGCTTTTGATTACTAATTTATCTAGTCTATTACCTCTATTTTTGATCAATTTTTTACCTGATTATGATCCTCAAGATGTACCTTCTGTTAATCTACCTATATCCGAGGTTTATGAACATCATAGCCCTGG